TAACCCTGTACCCTTATCCAATGAGTTAATCTTATAAAACCTATTGAAGATCAATGCATGATTTTCCTTGGCTATGCCTATACCATTATCCTTTACATAAAACACTATATGATCATCGTTTAGAGTGTAACCAACATGCACAGCACCTTCTGGCGGTGTAAATTTTAAGCTGTTATTAATAAGATTGACCAGAACCTGAATGACCCGACCACGATCCAGTCTCGCCACAACCTCCCTTTCTGGAATGTCAAAAATTATCGCTGGCTGCTCATCATTGGGCAGGAAACTCATTGATAATTCATTTAATATTCCCTTAAGAGACACATCCGAATTCTTTAGCCTAACGCTACCTGCATCCATTTGTGACATTTCAAGCACGTCGGTTATCAACCGCAGCAACTGGCTACTATTGGCGTTGAGGAGCTCACCATATTCCTTTCGCAATTCAGGATCTGGCGTATCTGCAATAATACTTCCAAAACCCATAATGGCACTAAGCGGAGTACGGATTTCATGATTCATATTGGAGATAAAGGCAGACTTTAATCGTTCGGATTCCTCTGCTGCTTCCTTTGAGCGCAATAGTTGCTCTTCATAACGTAGCTGATCAGAGATATCGCGCTTGATGGTCCAGACAATATCCTCACCATTGCCATTTTTGATCATCAGCGAACTGCATTCAGAACCGATAATATCCAATTCTGGATATAGCGTATCACAGCGGTATTGATAATAACCCGAAGCTGAAATGATTTTTTGTACCGATAAATCCCAAGCTTCTTGTGTGGTGAACTCACGCAGACATTCAAAGATTTTTAAGTCCGTAATATCTTCGTCTTCATTCAGACCGTTTTGCTGCCGGCATGCTTTATTTGCGAAAGCCATATTTCCATTTGTATGACATGCAAAAATACTATACGGCGCATTGTCAACCACTGCAAGCACCATTTCAAGCTCATTTCTGTTCTTAATAAAATCACTGACATTTTGCGAAAAACCTTCAATTATATATACATTGTTTTGAAGACGCTTGTCATATTTTGTCGCCCGCACATAGGTTATGGGGGCACCAGCTTGCATTATCCGGTATTCGAATGTACTATACTCAATGGAATCATTATGTAGAAAAGCCTCCATTCCCTTTCTGTCATCTGGATGGACAGAAGTGAGTAGCTCCGTCAAAGTGATCTTCTCAGGTGCTTCCAGATTCCTTTTCCGTAAATTAGAATAACCATTGTGTGTTAATTCCTGATGCTGCAGATCATAGACCCAATGCCCAATCATGGCGACCTTTCCGACCTCAAGCTGTGCGGTAAGGGCCGATTTAAGACGGTACTTCATATTACTCCTTTGAGTAATATCCCGATACTGGCAAATTAAATGTTCGTCATCAAATTTGTGAATCAGAAATTTGAAATAATACATCTGCTCATCTGTTGGAAGATCGTAATTTAGATTGGAGGTTTCCCCTGTTTGACGACAAAACGCAAATTCCTGTTCAATGAGCCTCGATGTCGGTTGAGGCAAAAGGGACAGAATATTCTTGCCAATTACATCGACGTCGGGGTTTAAAATTGGATTGTTTGTTTTCATTATTGCATCCACGCAAATGTTATCACGGTTGATTAACAATAACGTATCGCAAGTTATATTCAGTATCTTCTCCAAGAACTTTAAATCATGTAATATTTTCTTCTCCATAACATT
The genomic region above belongs to Sphingobacterium zeae and contains:
- a CDS encoding PAS domain-containing sensor histidine kinase; its protein translation is MEKKILHDLKFLEKILNITCDTLLLINRDNICVDAIMKTNNPILNPDVDVIGKNILSLLPQPTSRLIEQEFAFCRQTGETSNLNYDLPTDEQMYYFKFLIHKFDDEHLICQYRDITQRSNMKYRLKSALTAQLEVGKVAMIGHWVYDLQHQELTHNGYSNLRKRNLEAPEKITLTELLTSVHPDDRKGMEAFLHNDSIEYSTFEYRIMQAGAPITYVRATKYDKRLQNNVYIIEGFSQNVSDFIKNRNELEMVLAVVDNAPYSIFACHTNGNMAFANKACRQQNGLNEDEDITDLKIFECLREFTTQEAWDLSVQKIISASGYYQYRCDTLYPELDIIGSECSSLMIKNGNGEDIVWTIKRDISDQLRYEEQLLRSKEAAEESERLKSAFISNMNHEIRTPLSAIMGFGSIIADTPDPELRKEYGELLNANSSQLLRLITDVLEMSQMDAGSVRLKNSDVSLKGILNELSMSFLPNDEQPAIIFDIPEREVVARLDRGRVIQVLVNLINNSLKFTPPEGAVHVGYTLNDDHIVFYVKDNGIGIAKENHALIFNRFYKINSLDKGTGLGLAICKGIVEQMNGQLSVESELGEGATFSIRFPLIEQV